The following are encoded together in the Xanthobacter autotrophicus Py2 genome:
- a CDS encoding signal peptide peptidase SppA, 36K type (TIGRFAM: signal peptide peptidase SppA, 36K type~PFAM: peptidase S49~KEGG: bja:blr0741 proteinase IV), producing the protein MSLDADQIVERRRLRRKVTFWRTLGVLAAVAALAVGVASVAGDGVSASSPHVARVTIGGIIRNDRARVELLEEIGRSRARAVILSIDSPGGTVTGSEQLFDALRRLSEKKPVVAVVEGIAASGAYIAALGADHIVARRNALVGSVGVIYQYPNVTELLKTVGVAMEDIKSSPLKASPNPYTPTTPEARAAVESLVKDSYAWFKGLVSERRKMSDDKLATVTDGRVFTGHQGLDLQLVDELGDERTARAWLAREKGVPENLKVRSWRTREVDSEFGWLLGAARGAVAALGFPQAAEFLTQTARGALERAQLDGLLALWHPRTDG; encoded by the coding sequence ATGTCGCTCGACGCGGACCAGATCGTTGAACGCCGCCGCCTGCGGCGGAAGGTCACTTTCTGGCGCACCCTCGGTGTGCTCGCCGCTGTCGCCGCCCTTGCGGTGGGTGTGGCCTCCGTGGCGGGCGACGGCGTTTCGGCCTCCTCGCCCCATGTGGCGCGGGTGACCATCGGCGGCATCATCCGCAACGACCGCGCGCGGGTCGAACTCTTGGAGGAGATCGGCCGCTCGCGGGCGCGGGCGGTGATCTTGTCCATCGACAGCCCCGGCGGCACCGTCACCGGCTCCGAGCAATTGTTCGACGCTTTGCGTCGCCTTTCCGAAAAGAAGCCGGTGGTCGCCGTGGTGGAAGGCATCGCCGCATCCGGGGCCTATATCGCGGCGCTGGGTGCCGACCACATCGTGGCCCGGCGCAACGCGCTGGTGGGCTCGGTGGGCGTGATCTACCAGTATCCCAATGTCACCGAGCTGCTGAAGACCGTGGGCGTCGCCATGGAGGACATCAAGTCCTCGCCGCTCAAGGCCTCGCCCAATCCCTACACCCCCACCACGCCGGAAGCGCGGGCGGCGGTGGAGTCGCTGGTGAAGGACAGCTACGCATGGTTCAAGGGCCTGGTGAGCGAACGGCGCAAGATGTCCGACGACAAGCTCGCCACCGTCACCGACGGGCGCGTCTTCACCGGCCATCAGGGCCTTGACCTGCAGCTGGTGGACGAGTTGGGCGACGAGCGCACCGCCCGGGCATGGCTCGCCCGCGAGAAGGGCGTTCCGGAAAACCTCAAGGTCCGCAGCTGGCGCACCCGGGAGGTGGATTCGGAGTTCGGCTGGCTGCTCGGCGCGGCGCGGGGCGCGGTGGCGGCGCTGGGCTTCCCCCAGGCGGCCGAGTTCCTCACCCAGACGGCCCGGGGGGCGCTGGAACGCGCCCAGCTTGACGGTCTTCTGGCCCTCTGGCACCCTCGCACCGACGGGTGA
- a CDS encoding UspA domain protein (PFAM: UspA domain protein~KEGG: reh:H16_A2649 universal stress protein, UspA family) translates to MYKNILVATDGSALSDLAVTQAVDLAAALHARLVLVTASEPFHLLTTEAEQIADTEDIYRRTMQHRADRILGAAAEKAAAKGVEAATVHVENDHPHEAIIATAEREKCDLIVMASHGRRGFSALVLGSQTTKVLTHSTIPVLVVRAEAAAAEHVAAAGHAFPGAALSARRD, encoded by the coding sequence ATGTACAAGAACATCCTCGTCGCCACCGACGGCTCGGCCCTTTCCGATCTCGCCGTCACCCAGGCCGTGGACCTGGCCGCAGCGCTCCACGCCCGCCTCGTCCTCGTCACCGCCAGCGAGCCGTTCCACCTGCTCACCACCGAGGCGGAGCAGATCGCCGATACCGAAGACATCTACCGCCGCACCATGCAGCATCGCGCCGACCGCATCCTCGGCGCGGCGGCGGAGAAGGCTGCGGCCAAAGGGGTGGAGGCCGCCACGGTGCACGTGGAGAACGACCACCCCCATGAGGCCATCATCGCCACCGCCGAGCGCGAGAAGTGCGATCTCATCGTCATGGCCTCCCACGGCCGGCGGGGCTTCTCCGCCCTGGTTCTCGGCAGCCAGACCACCAAGGTGCTCACCCATTCGACCATTCCGGTGCTGGTGGTCCGGGCCGAAGCGGCAGCGGCGGAGCATGTGGCCGCTGCCGGACACGCCTTTCCCGGCGCCGCCCTTTCGGCACGGCGGGACTGA
- a CDS encoding glycine oxidase ThiO (TIGRFAM: glycine oxidase ThiO~PFAM: FAD dependent oxidoreductase~KEGG: acr:Acry_0964 glycine oxidase ThiO) yields MSASLSTFMSSSSSAGSATPGAASARPRVAIAGGGVIGLALAWRLAQAGCPVEVFEAGETGQGASRAAAGMLAACAEAEPGEEVLLALNRASQVLWPAFAADLEQAAGSSVDLRTEGTLTIALTADDLARLRHLYALQQSLGLPVEWLTAAQVRRREPYLSPKLAGGILTLEDHQVDNRKVAAALKVAALKAGVNIQEHTPVARVETAGGRVTGLVAGDTLHAADVVVLAAGAWSRGIDITPAAPLPVRPIKGQMLALRMDPAAPILSHVLWAPGAYLVPRHDGRLIIGATTEEKGFDTDLTAGGQLALLTNAWRALPTLEELTILEQWVGFRPGSRDDAPILGPSEEVDGLIYATGHHRNGILLLPVTTQVIADYVLSGRMADVAAPFGAARFAPRAAAE; encoded by the coding sequence ATGAGCGCCAGCTTGTCGACCTTCATGTCCAGTTCTTCTTCAGCCGGCTCGGCAACTCCCGGCGCTGCATCTGCGCGCCCGCGCGTCGCCATCGCGGGCGGCGGGGTCATCGGCCTCGCTCTTGCTTGGCGGCTTGCGCAGGCGGGCTGCCCGGTGGAGGTCTTCGAGGCGGGGGAAACCGGCCAGGGCGCGAGCCGTGCCGCCGCCGGCATGCTGGCCGCCTGCGCCGAGGCGGAGCCGGGGGAGGAGGTTCTCCTCGCCCTCAATCGCGCCAGCCAGGTCCTTTGGCCGGCGTTCGCCGCCGATCTGGAGCAGGCGGCGGGTTCGTCGGTGGACCTGCGCACCGAAGGCACCCTCACCATCGCCCTCACCGCCGACGATCTCGCGCGGCTGCGGCACCTTTATGCCCTCCAGCAGTCCCTTGGCCTGCCGGTGGAATGGCTCACGGCGGCGCAGGTGCGGCGGCGCGAGCCCTATCTCTCGCCCAAGCTGGCCGGCGGCATCCTCACCCTTGAGGACCATCAGGTGGACAACCGCAAGGTGGCCGCCGCGCTCAAGGTGGCGGCGCTGAAGGCCGGCGTGAATATCCAGGAGCACACGCCCGTCGCGCGGGTGGAGACGGCCGGCGGCCGCGTCACCGGCCTGGTGGCGGGTGATACGCTCCATGCGGCCGACGTGGTGGTGCTCGCCGCCGGGGCCTGGAGCCGGGGCATCGACATCACCCCCGCCGCGCCGCTTCCGGTGCGGCCCATCAAGGGCCAGATGCTGGCGCTGCGCATGGACCCCGCCGCGCCCATCCTCTCCCATGTGCTGTGGGCGCCGGGGGCCTATCTCGTGCCGCGCCACGACGGCCGCCTCATCATCGGTGCCACCACCGAGGAGAAGGGCTTCGACACCGATCTCACCGCCGGCGGGCAGCTGGCGCTGCTCACCAATGCGTGGCGCGCCCTGCCGACGCTCGAGGAGCTGACCATCCTCGAGCAATGGGTCGGCTTCCGCCCCGGCAGCCGGGACGATGCCCCCATCCTCGGTCCGAGCGAGGAGGTGGACGGCCTGATCTACGCCACCGGCCACCACCGCAACGGCATCCTGCTTCTGCCGGTGACCACGCAGGTGATCGCCGATTATGTCCTGTCGGGCCGCATGGCGGACGTGGCGGCGCCCTTTGGCGCGGCGCGCTTTGCCCCGCGCGCGGCGGCGGAGTGA
- a CDS encoding NUDIX hydrolase (PFAM: NUDIX hydrolase~KEGG: nwi:Nwi_2633 NUDIX hydrolase), with the protein MLPLFHFLRRLRHGMTLGVRVLAVDDAQRVLLVRHSYVAGWHLPGGGVDVGESAEAAARRELKEEANVEADGPLALAGVFFNPRVGGRDHVVLYRTSGLIIGPRPERNMEIVAAEFFAPDALPQDMSPATGRRVAEWRGAPAGDRW; encoded by the coding sequence ATGCTTCCGCTCTTCCACTTCCTCCGGCGCCTGCGTCACGGCATGACGCTCGGGGTGCGCGTGCTTGCCGTGGACGATGCACAGCGGGTGCTGCTGGTGCGCCATTCCTATGTGGCGGGCTGGCACCTGCCGGGGGGCGGCGTCGACGTGGGCGAGAGCGCGGAGGCGGCGGCGCGGCGGGAGCTGAAGGAAGAAGCCAATGTGGAGGCCGACGGCCCGCTCGCCTTGGCCGGCGTCTTCTTCAATCCCCGTGTGGGCGGACGCGACCACGTGGTGCTGTACCGCACGTCCGGGCTCATCATCGGGCCCCGGCCGGAGCGCAACATGGAGATCGTTGCCGCCGAGTTCTTTGCGCCCGATGCCTTGCCGCAGGACATGTCCCCCGCCACCGGGCGGCGCGTGGCCGAATGGCGCGGCGCACCGGCGGGCGACCGCTGGTGA
- a CDS encoding ribosomal protein S1 (TIGRFAM: ribosomal protein S1~PFAM: RNA binding S1 domain protein~KEGG: rpb:RPB_0640 ribosomal protein S1) — protein sequence MSAVETTRDDFAALLDESFGRADMQEGAVVKGIVVAIEKDLAIIDIGLKTEGRVALREFAGPGRENPIQVGDEVEVYLERVENAMGEAVLSRDKARREESWIKLEKAFTANEKVFGVIFNQVKGGFTVDLDGAVAFLPRSQVDIRPIRDVGPLMHNQQPFQILKMDRRRGNIVVSRRTVLEETRAEQRHELVQNLEEGQAIDGVVKNITDYGAFVDLGGIDGLLHVTDIAWRRVNHPTEVLNIGQTVKVKIIKINHETHRISLGMKQLLGDPWEGIEAKYPVEARFKGRVTNITDYGAFVELEPGIEGLIHVSEMSWTKKNVHPGKIVSTSQEVEVQVLEVDSAKRRISLGLKQTLQNPWEAFAEKYAPGAVVEGEVKNKTEFGLFLGLDGDVDGMVHLSDLDWNRPGEQVIDEYRKGDMVKAVVLDVDVEKERISLGIKQLAGDPFAEAGEVKKGAIVTCEVTDVKDGGIEVKLTGTDLSAFIKRSELARERNDQRPERFSVGDKLDARVTLFDRKARKVQVSVKALEIAEEKEAVATYGSQDSGASLGDILGAALKQRAAGGETEEKED from the coding sequence ATGTCCGCCGTAGAAACCACCCGTGACGATTTCGCCGCCCTGCTCGACGAGAGCTTCGGTCGCGCCGACATGCAGGAAGGTGCCGTCGTCAAGGGCATCGTGGTCGCCATCGAGAAGGATCTGGCGATCATCGACATCGGTCTGAAGACCGAAGGCCGCGTGGCGCTGCGCGAATTCGCCGGCCCCGGCCGCGAGAACCCCATCCAGGTGGGCGACGAGGTCGAGGTCTATCTCGAGCGCGTCGAGAACGCCATGGGCGAAGCCGTCCTCTCGCGCGACAAGGCGCGCCGTGAGGAAAGCTGGATCAAGCTCGAGAAGGCGTTCACCGCCAACGAGAAGGTCTTCGGCGTGATCTTCAACCAGGTGAAGGGCGGCTTCACCGTCGATCTCGACGGCGCCGTGGCCTTCCTGCCGCGCTCCCAGGTGGACATCCGCCCGATCCGCGACGTCGGCCCGCTGATGCACAACCAGCAGCCGTTCCAGATCCTCAAGATGGACCGCCGCCGCGGCAACATCGTGGTCTCCCGCCGCACCGTGCTGGAAGAGACCCGCGCCGAGCAGCGCCACGAGCTGGTCCAGAACCTCGAGGAAGGCCAGGCCATCGACGGCGTGGTGAAGAACATCACCGACTACGGTGCGTTCGTTGACCTCGGCGGCATCGACGGCCTGCTGCACGTCACCGACATCGCCTGGCGCCGCGTGAACCACCCGACCGAGGTGCTCAACATCGGCCAGACGGTCAAGGTCAAGATCATCAAGATCAACCACGAGACTCACCGCATCTCGCTCGGCATGAAGCAGCTTCTGGGCGATCCCTGGGAGGGCATCGAGGCCAAGTATCCGGTGGAGGCCCGCTTCAAGGGTCGCGTCACCAACATCACCGACTACGGCGCGTTCGTGGAACTGGAGCCGGGCATCGAAGGCCTGATCCACGTCTCCGAAATGTCGTGGACCAAGAAGAACGTCCACCCCGGCAAGATCGTCTCCACCTCCCAGGAGGTCGAGGTCCAGGTGCTGGAAGTGGACAGCGCCAAGCGCCGCATCTCGCTCGGTCTCAAGCAGACCCTCCAGAACCCCTGGGAGGCCTTCGCCGAGAAGTATGCCCCCGGTGCGGTGGTGGAAGGCGAGGTCAAGAACAAGACCGAGTTCGGCCTGTTCCTCGGCCTCGACGGCGACGTGGACGGCATGGTCCACCTCTCCGACCTCGACTGGAACCGTCCGGGCGAGCAGGTGATCGACGAATACCGCAAGGGCGACATGGTCAAGGCTGTGGTGCTCGACGTGGACGTCGAGAAGGAGCGCATCTCCCTCGGCATCAAGCAGCTTGCCGGCGATCCCTTCGCCGAGGCTGGCGAGGTGAAGAAGGGTGCCATCGTCACCTGCGAAGTCACCGACGTGAAGGACGGCGGCATCGAGGTGAAGCTCACCGGCACCGACCTGTCCGCCTTCATCAAGCGGTCGGAGCTCGCCCGCGAGCGCAACGACCAGCGCCCCGAGCGCTTCTCGGTCGGCGACAAGCTGGACGCCCGCGTCACCCTGTTCGACCGCAAGGCGCGCAAGGTGCAGGTCTCCGTCAAGGCGCTCGAGATCGCCGAGGAGAAGGAGGCCGTGGCCACCTACGGCTCGCAGGACTCCGGCGCCTCGCTCGGCGACATCCTCGGTGCCGCGCTCAAGCAGCGTGCCGCCGGCGGCGAGACCGAAGAGAAGGAAGACTGA
- a CDS encoding monooxygenase FAD-binding (PFAM: monooxygenase FAD-binding~KEGG: rha:RHA1_ro04915 monooxygenase), with protein sequence MGRQDSGQNSAQAPADVIVVGAGPVGLTLAAELARHKVRCRILEKAVAPSLYCRALGVTPRTLEVYEDMGVVRAMIDAGLWFEGLCLAVDGAPARTIAPDLSDLPYGMIGIPQPVTERILTAHLAGFGIDVERGVAVNGLAQAGEKVRLDLVGPDGREDFAHARFVVGCDGAHSFVRHALGIPFEGDAFPYPFMLGDVHLAFPGDLKPARGIALRLMRLREDTAPDMFIAIPLPEHGRYRVSMLAPEYLAAAGSGVAHGIQSERPGPSLGDIQAVADRIAPGEIVVGDLRWSSQFRISMRLAARYREGQVFLAGDACHIHPPTGGQGMNTGIQDAYNLAWKLALVMRGKAPASLLDSYEAERRPVAEDVIARTVAESVNIGGSGGARDRLADTQIRVSYAGLAGAALVGGAAAPEGLPGDRLPVAGDRAPDALGLRRRGVGAPLRMFQLLRGTDFVVVVAVETPGALVAAEALGARLAESGLPVRVVAVAPAGASLADPYKVSLVADEAGAFAATYGLGAGEAVLVRPDGYLAWRGHAEQVVAALRQVAGAG encoded by the coding sequence ATGGGGCGGCAGGATTCGGGGCAGAATTCCGCGCAGGCGCCGGCGGATGTGATCGTGGTGGGCGCCGGGCCGGTGGGGCTCACGCTGGCGGCGGAGCTGGCGCGCCACAAGGTGCGCTGCCGCATCCTGGAGAAGGCCGTCGCCCCGTCCCTCTATTGCCGCGCGCTGGGCGTCACGCCCCGGACCCTGGAAGTCTATGAGGACATGGGCGTCGTCCGCGCCATGATCGACGCCGGCCTGTGGTTCGAGGGGCTGTGCCTCGCGGTGGACGGGGCGCCGGCGCGGACCATCGCCCCCGACCTGTCGGACCTGCCTTACGGCATGATCGGCATCCCTCAGCCGGTGACCGAGCGCATCCTCACCGCGCATCTCGCCGGCTTCGGCATCGATGTGGAGCGGGGCGTCGCGGTGAACGGCCTCGCGCAGGCGGGAGAGAAGGTGCGGCTCGATCTTGTCGGACCGGACGGGCGGGAGGATTTCGCCCATGCCCGCTTCGTGGTGGGATGCGACGGCGCCCACAGTTTCGTCCGCCATGCCCTCGGCATCCCGTTCGAGGGCGATGCCTTTCCCTATCCCTTCATGCTGGGCGACGTGCATCTCGCTTTCCCCGGCGACCTGAAGCCGGCGCGCGGCATCGCTCTGCGCCTCATGCGCCTGCGTGAGGACACGGCGCCGGACATGTTCATCGCCATCCCGCTGCCGGAGCACGGGCGATACCGTGTCTCCATGCTGGCGCCGGAGTATCTGGCTGCTGCGGGATCGGGCGTGGCCCACGGCATCCAGTCCGAGCGGCCGGGGCCGTCGCTGGGGGACATCCAGGCGGTGGCCGACCGCATCGCGCCCGGGGAGATCGTCGTCGGCGACCTGCGGTGGTCGTCCCAGTTCCGCATCTCCATGCGGCTCGCGGCCCGCTATCGCGAAGGTCAGGTGTTCCTGGCGGGGGATGCCTGCCACATCCATCCGCCCACCGGCGGGCAGGGGATGAACACCGGCATCCAGGATGCCTACAACCTCGCCTGGAAGCTGGCTCTGGTGATGCGGGGCAAGGCACCCGCATCGCTCCTCGACAGCTACGAGGCCGAGCGCCGGCCGGTGGCGGAAGACGTGATCGCCCGCACCGTCGCCGAAAGCGTGAACATCGGCGGCTCCGGTGGCGCCCGCGACCGGCTGGCCGACACTCAGATCCGGGTGTCCTATGCGGGCCTTGCCGGTGCCGCTCTGGTGGGCGGCGCGGCGGCGCCCGAAGGACTGCCGGGCGATAGGCTGCCGGTGGCTGGCGATCGGGCTCCGGATGCCTTGGGCCTGAGGCGGAGGGGTGTCGGGGCGCCGTTGAGGATGTTCCAGCTGCTGCGGGGCACGGATTTCGTGGTTGTCGTCGCGGTGGAGACGCCCGGCGCCCTTGTGGCGGCGGAGGCCCTCGGTGCGAGGTTGGCCGAAAGCGGCCTGCCGGTCCGGGTCGTGGCGGTCGCGCCGGCTGGGGCGAGCCTTGCCGATCCCTACAAGGTGAGCCTTGTGGCGGACGAGGCGGGGGCCTTTGCCGCCACCTATGGGCTTGGCGCGGGTGAGGCCGTGCTGGTGCGTCCCGATGGATATCTCGCCTGGCGAGGCCATGCAGAGCAGGTCGTCGCTGCGCTGCGGCAGGTGGCGGGAGCGGGGTAG
- a CDS encoding Carbonate dehydratase (PFAM: carbonic anhydrase~KEGG: rpb:RPB_4625 carbonate dehydratase) translates to MAVTRRTLLAGLIACPVCASAAHAAGVHWTYEGHGGPQEWGSLESGFQACAVGSQQSPINLEGAVQAAGDGPTLAWKPDAFKIVNNGHTIQADVVGDAGTATMGGKTYTLRQFHFHAPSEHALNGERTAMEAHFVHDAPGGGLLVVGVFIKPGATNAAFSEVMASAPRAEGSTALKAPLDATGLLPAQRATYRYEGSLTTPPCSEVVDWNVYATPISVAEADIAAFRAIFPMNARPLQAVNRRFLLRLN, encoded by the coding sequence ATGGCCGTTACACGTCGTACTTTGCTTGCGGGCCTCATCGCGTGCCCGGTCTGTGCCAGCGCCGCGCACGCAGCCGGTGTGCACTGGACGTATGAGGGCCACGGCGGCCCGCAGGAATGGGGGTCGCTGGAAAGCGGCTTCCAGGCCTGCGCAGTTGGCAGCCAGCAGTCGCCCATCAACCTGGAAGGGGCCGTGCAGGCCGCTGGAGACGGGCCGACGTTGGCCTGGAAGCCCGACGCCTTCAAGATCGTCAACAACGGCCACACCATCCAGGCCGACGTGGTGGGGGATGCGGGAACGGCCACCATGGGCGGCAAGACCTACACCCTGCGCCAGTTCCACTTCCATGCACCGAGCGAACACGCCCTGAACGGCGAGCGGACCGCCATGGAGGCTCATTTCGTCCATGACGCGCCCGGAGGCGGCCTGCTGGTGGTGGGGGTGTTCATAAAGCCCGGCGCCACCAACGCCGCCTTCTCCGAGGTGATGGCGAGCGCCCCCCGCGCGGAAGGCTCGACCGCGCTCAAGGCTCCGCTCGATGCCACCGGGTTGCTGCCGGCGCAGCGGGCCACCTATCGCTACGAGGGCTCGCTGACCACGCCGCCCTGCTCGGAGGTGGTGGACTGGAACGTGTACGCCACGCCCATTTCGGTGGCTGAGGCCGACATCGCCGCCTTCCGCGCCATCTTCCCCATGAATGCGCGGCCGCTGCAGGCGGTGAACCGGCGCTTCCTGTTGCGGCTCAATTGA
- a CDS encoding thiazole biosynthesis family protein (PFAM: thiazole biosynthesis family protein~KEGG: acr:Acry_0962 thiazole biosynthesis family protein) encodes MSAFSDPHKDPLVIAGRTFSSRLFLGTAGYPNQKVFLDALEASGSEMATASIRRISLAGYEESLTDLLSGRVHILPNTAGCQTAKDAVLTAELAREALETDWVKLEVIGDRELLYPNVEELLKATEELVSRGFVVLPYCNDDPVTCQKLADLGAATVMPLGSMIGTGLGIANPHMIELICARSPVPVVLDAGIGTASDAALAMELGCSAVLLNTAVSKAHDPVRMATAFRHAVEGGRLARLSGRIPKKLHAEASSPEFGLVGS; translated from the coding sequence ATGAGCGCCTTTTCCGATCCCCATAAGGACCCGCTCGTCATTGCCGGGCGTACCTTCTCCTCGCGCCTGTTCCTCGGCACGGCGGGCTATCCCAACCAGAAGGTGTTTCTGGATGCGCTGGAGGCGTCGGGGTCCGAGATGGCCACCGCCTCCATCCGCCGCATCAGCCTCGCCGGCTATGAGGAGAGCCTGACCGACCTGCTCTCCGGCCGGGTCCATATCCTGCCCAATACCGCCGGCTGCCAGACCGCCAAGGACGCCGTGCTCACCGCGGAGCTGGCCCGCGAGGCGTTGGAGACGGACTGGGTGAAGCTGGAGGTGATCGGCGACCGCGAGCTGCTCTATCCCAATGTGGAGGAGCTGCTGAAGGCCACCGAGGAGCTGGTGTCGCGGGGCTTCGTGGTGCTGCCCTATTGCAACGACGATCCTGTCACCTGCCAGAAGCTGGCCGATCTCGGCGCTGCGACCGTGATGCCGCTGGGCTCCATGATCGGCACCGGCCTCGGCATCGCCAACCCGCACATGATCGAGCTGATCTGCGCCCGCTCGCCGGTACCGGTGGTGCTGGATGCGGGCATCGGCACCGCCTCCGACGCGGCTTTGGCCATGGAGCTGGGTTGTTCCGCCGTGCTGCTCAACACGGCGGTGTCGAAGGCGCACGATCCGGTGCGCATGGCCACGGCCTTCCGCCATGCGGTGGAGGGCGGCCGCCTCGCCCGCCTGTCGGGCCGCATTCCGAAAAAGCTGCATGCGGAAGCGTCCAGCCCCGAGTTCGGGCTGGTGGGGAGCTGA
- a CDS encoding thiamine biosynthesis protein ThiS (TIGRFAM: thiamine biosynthesis protein ThiS~PFAM: thiamineS protein~KEGG: acr:Acry_0963 thiamine biosynthesis protein ThiS) translates to MTLALKVNGTPEDHQAATVADLLRAKGLDPERKGIAVAVNGAVVPRRTWAEAALSAGDAVEIIEAKQGG, encoded by the coding sequence ATGACGCTCGCCCTGAAGGTGAACGGAACGCCCGAGGACCATCAGGCGGCAACGGTCGCCGACCTGCTGCGCGCCAAGGGCCTCGATCCCGAGCGCAAAGGCATCGCGGTTGCGGTGAACGGCGCCGTGGTGCCGCGCCGCACCTGGGCCGAGGCAGCGCTTTCCGCCGGCGACGCGGTGGAGATCATCGAGGCCAAACAGGGCGGCTGA
- a CDS encoding Glutathione S-transferase domain (PFAM: Glutathione S-transferase domain~KEGG: bja:bll0773 hypothetical glutathione S-transferase like protein), with translation MKLYWAPHTRAFRILWLMEEAGAPYEREVVDIRTGAQDDPAFRRINPMGKVPALSDGDAHLAESGAICAYVAEQVPAAGLAPPVGDPLRARYLYWMFFSAGCMEPAFLQKLKGIELPKVSAGWGSFDLVMEVVEEALKDGPYLLGEAFSAADIMLAMDLWYAITLLKVVTPTPRVAAYVARCTARPAFHRAEAIEAAELAARAAAAG, from the coding sequence ATGAAACTCTATTGGGCGCCCCACACGCGGGCCTTCCGCATCCTCTGGCTGATGGAGGAGGCTGGAGCGCCCTATGAGCGGGAGGTGGTGGATATCCGCACCGGCGCGCAGGACGATCCGGCCTTCCGCCGCATCAATCCCATGGGCAAGGTGCCGGCGCTGAGCGATGGCGATGCCCATCTCGCCGAGAGCGGCGCCATCTGCGCCTATGTGGCGGAGCAGGTGCCAGCCGCCGGCCTCGCGCCGCCCGTGGGCGATCCGCTGCGGGCGCGCTACCTCTACTGGATGTTCTTTTCCGCCGGCTGCATGGAGCCGGCCTTCCTGCAGAAGCTGAAGGGCATCGAGCTGCCCAAGGTCTCCGCCGGATGGGGCAGCTTCGACCTTGTCATGGAGGTGGTGGAAGAGGCGCTGAAGGACGGTCCCTATCTGCTGGGCGAGGCGTTTTCCGCCGCCGACATCATGCTGGCCATGGACCTGTGGTACGCCATCACCCTGCTGAAGGTGGTCACGCCCACGCCCCGGGTGGCAGCCTATGTGGCGCGCTGCACCGCCCGCCCCGCCTTCCACCGCGCCGAGGCCATCGAGGCGGCGGAACTGGCGGCCCGGGCGGCGGCGGCCGGATAG
- a CDS encoding thiamine monophosphate synthase (PFAM: thiamine monophosphate synthase~KEGG: stp:Strop_3885 thiamine monophosphate synthase), with protein sequence MLPEPPLLLITDRTLAQGDLAQVAMEACVGGCRWISFREKDLPAAEQIALFAHLREATRAFRPRLTLHGPADLAAAAGADGVHLSGGGHAGAARALLGPDALVGLSVHTLAEAQAADGASLDYITVSPVFLTASKPGHGPALGASGLAAFVAASPVPVIALAGIAPDNARVCRDAGAAGLAVMGSVMRAEDPAAEFSALLAAWDGKGPNSARA encoded by the coding sequence GTGCTGCCAGAACCGCCGCTGCTGCTGATCACCGATCGCACATTGGCGCAGGGGGATCTTGCGCAGGTGGCGATGGAGGCCTGCGTCGGCGGATGCCGCTGGATCAGCTTTCGGGAGAAGGACCTGCCGGCGGCAGAGCAGATCGCCCTGTTCGCCCATCTGCGTGAGGCGACACGCGCCTTCCGCCCCCGCCTGACATTGCACGGCCCGGCCGATCTGGCCGCCGCCGCCGGGGCGGACGGGGTTCACTTGTCCGGCGGCGGCCATGCGGGCGCGGCGCGGGCGCTGCTGGGGCCCGATGCGCTGGTGGGGCTCTCGGTCCACACTCTGGCCGAGGCGCAAGCCGCCGATGGGGCCAGCCTCGACTACATCACTGTAAGCCCGGTCTTTCTCACCGCCTCCAAGCCCGGCCATGGCCCGGCGCTGGGGGCTTCGGGACTTGCCGCTTTCGTCGCCGCCTCTCCGGTTCCGGTGATCGCCCTCGCCGGCATCGCCCCCGACAACGCCCGCGTGTGCCGCGATGCCGGAGCGGCCGGGCTCGCCGTCATGGGCTCGGTGATGCGGGCGGAGGATCCGGCTGCGGAGTTCTCGGCCCTGCTTGCGGCGTGGGATGGCAAGGGGCCGAACAGCGCGCGTGCCTGA